Within the Clarias gariepinus isolate MV-2021 ecotype Netherlands chromosome 27, CGAR_prim_01v2, whole genome shotgun sequence genome, the region TGTACACATCCATGTAGCTCTGAAGTGGGGGTTTCAGCACTCCTAGGTTTGGAGCTTATCTCTTAGCAGCGTTCTGTTATCTCTCCACCTCTAgggtttgattgttttttaatgGGACGCTAAGTATCTAATCACCGTGTTGTGCGCCCTGGGACTTTACGCACCGCGTGTGCCTTCACAATAAACACctggcacacacgcacacacacaaagcaaagaAAATGTGTGGCGATTACTGgcttaaatacagtaaattagcAACCTCAAATGATCCACCCCTTTTTGCAATATTGCTGTGCTATATgtttatttcttcttatttaaaacatatctAGGCCAGTCTAGAATATATctgttattatataaaatacattaatatatttagaatataCCTGCATGCTCGAACTGGAGAAATATTTCTTAAGTAGTCTGTTTAAGCTTACCCTTATCCCCTTTTAGTTCGCACATTGCActgcatgtttgcatgttcgttaattcattaataatttaatggCTTTAAAGTTGGTTAAGTTAAATGCAAGATCGGTAAATGGGCAAAGTGGGCTTCAGCTGGGGATGAGAGTGAACGTAGCCTTCGGAGACGCACTGTAATTGATTAGTATCGAGGTGCTCCACTCCCTCAGGTAAAACTGGAGACGGGAGATCTAGTTTCAGACCACCGAGTTCCCGAGGGAGGAAATGGCAGCAGAGCTCTTGCTTTAGCGCTGTTCGGATAGGGCGCATGGAGAGCCAATCAGCGCGCGCGCTGTGCTCTTTTAGCGCGACATCACTGGACGGGGAGCGCAGCGTCTCCAACCAACGTCCAAAACTTCGGAGCTTGTTGACACGGACATCTCTAACCAAGGCATTTGGTAAACCCCATTCGAAGGCATTTCATTAGCAATAGCACTAACGCATCCGGATTGAAAAGTCCATTCCGCTCTTTCTTGCAGTCCAAAAACAGAGCGGTTTGGCCGACAGGAGTAACGCGCCCACCGTCGTCCGTCATGTCCATGTTGCCCTCGTTCGGCTTCACGCAGGAGCAGGTCGCGTGTGTGTGCGAGGTGCTGCAGCAGGGCGGGAACCTCGAGCGACTGGGCCGATTCCTGTGGTCCCTGCCGGCCTGCGACCATCTCCACAAGAATGAGAGTGTCCTCAAGGCCAAGGCTGTAGTGGCGTTCCACCGCGGCAACTTTAGGGAGCTGTACAAAATCCTGGAGAGCCACCAGTTTTCGCCACACAACCACCCCAAATTGCAGCAACTGTGGCTGAAAGCCCACTACATCGAGGCCGAAAAGCTGAGGGGGCGGCCGCTGGGCGCTGTGGGAAAATACCGAGTACGGAGGAAGTTTCCTTTACCACGCACCATATGGGACGGAGAGGAGACCAGCTACTGTTTCAAAGAGAAGAGCCGCGGCGTGTTGAGGGAGTGGTACACGCACAACCCATATCCCTCTCCACGAGAAAAAAGAGAGCTGGCTGAAGCCACAGGGCTCACAACCACACAAGTGAGCAATTGGTTTAAAAACAGGAGACAGAGAGATCGAGCCGCTGAGGCCAAAGAAAGGTAAACTACTAATCACGGAATTAAAACAATCATTTTAACTCAAAAATTATCAATCTGGTATTAACTTTTAGAACGCAAGTTAAGGTAAACATGGCATGACAAAGTATCACGGATGACagataaaagtgtttaaaatgtttaattattctCTCAACTGTTCACATAAGTCTATgcatttacttttaatattcgtttttaaatgatacatttaactaattttaatatattcGACGTTAAAATTGTTGTATCTACAACCAAAAAGTAGACTATAGTAATGCATCAGTATTAAATAAACGATTACCGAAATAATTAACGCACAGTTTAACTGGCATTTCTAGGACTAGACTGAAAACCAGACGGGATCATTTATTACTGGTGAATTTGCAGTGTGTGAGAAATACTACCCGCAGAAATTGCCGTTTTAACATATTTCCGCAAGTATGCAGGGTCACACTCAAGTGATGTATCAGTTTCACATTAAATATCAAAACAGCGAGGCACGAATAACTAAATTTCCTAATTAAGTAATTGCAGAATTTGTAGACTGATTAACCGGTAAACAATTTGACATTATTTGTTAATAGCCCGTCATCTAGATATTACTTTActaacaaaataatatattgcgttattttatatcatatattataagttatattaaatattcataataaaacGTATGTGACGTCTGATCAaataaaacctgtttttttatttaaattattcaaacttaaaacaaaaacaaattgaaGCTTAAACTATgacttgtgttttatttttgattgcCTTTTCTCTCAGAGAGCAGTATTactacaaataattttaatgtacAGCAACAACCAATTTATTTACCTCCGGTTTAAGGAACCCTAGAACATAACATgttatttaatgattaaatggTTAAAACTTGATAgacagaaatagaaaataaatgtaaaaacatatgTACAAAGGCTCACCTTAAATTAGACTGATTACTTCCTGAGTCCCTGATTAAACATTTTGAAAGAAATAATTATGGATGGTTTTAGGCATTAGACCTGCACATAAATATGGTTTTCTATTCCCTAATGAGATCAGGTACCGCTCAGACTAATAAATCCTAGCATTGTTGCTTAATTGAAAAATCATGGTTATGACCAGACACTAAAATATACTAATACtaaacaaatatactgtactttgtgTTTGACAGAGAGAACAGCGAGAACAGCAATGCAGGCGCGAACAAACAGAACCAGCTGTCTCCGTTGGATGGCGGAAAGTCGCTTATGTCCAGTTCAGAAGACGACGAGTTCTCTCCTCCACAGAGTCCCGAGCAGAACCCGGCTCTCCTGCTGCAGGCTAACATGAACCACCCCGCCTCCTCCTACAGCATGAGCGGCCTGGCAATGCAGAGCCACCCGCACCAGCACCAGCTCCACGACTCCATACTGGGACCTCTGACCTCCAGCCTGGTGGATCTGGGCTCTTAAGCCATTAAGACtgaaattctatttatttttttgttgttgttgttttattttgtacgGATCAATAGAGCGAGCTAATCTGCCACTTTACTGTAGATATAAACCAAGAAAGTTATAATGTGAACACCAGAATctgtagggttttttttcctggtaAAGTTTCACTCTAGGTTTATACCGCAGTAGCAGGCTGATAGCCCCATGGACTGACATTTGCCAAGTCGTTAAACTGGACAGAGGACAAAACCATTATCAGTAAATAAAACCAGTCTTCATCACTCTCACGCCGCCTTTCCACTGTTTGATTCTGCACCGACTTTGTCTTACGGCTATTGATCTTCATAGTTCAAGCATTAaacaattttagttttttaaatgttacattgtAACAGCAAGATGATCAAAAGGTTAGGAAACCCCCGCAGATTACTTTAGCAGAGACattgaaacaaaaacacttataCTTGACCGTATAAATATTTcgtaataaaattatttattttgttaaatgtaattaatttaattaattttcattcGAAGCTTATGAACGTATGGTCAGTTTTCCACAGGAAGGCTTTCATAGAGGGGCTGGCTTAGatcacaattaattttaatacatgaataataaattatttatatggcattttttataagaaaactaataataataataataataataataataaatttcatTAATGTCTGGTTTGATTTACAAAAGATGTCATTGTAAAAGTGCTCGTGCACAGTCACTGAGCAGGGTTGTTGACTTTCCTGAACTCCGGGTGGCGCGTGCTGCTTATCCGCTCGCAGCGCCTCGTTCCGTTCCTGTGACTCCTGTTTGCTTTGCGCTCTCTCACTGTTTGCTCTGGCGGTTCAGGGCCAAAGAGAAGACACTAGCAGCCTTAAGCGCGCTCACGCGCCTGCATTCATaagttttcataaaaataaaataatacgtTGAATGCAAACATAGTTAGGGCAAATTGGACTGCGTTGATTACTTAGTGGTTTAATGctgctgcttcttctttttcattattattattattattattattattattattattattatttcataaatgCGATCTGCACAACGTCTGCCAATGAGACGTGTtacaaaaagatttaaacaaCCAGCCTGACATTTTGTCATTAAATTTCCGTCATGCATTTATAGCTAATgcgtttatacagtatgtcaaacacatatactgtatctatatgACGACATAAAATTTACTAGCAGAACCAAACCACACGGacacacagttaaaaaaaaatatcaaaaacacagtttaaaaaatcAGTTTGGTTGAAATCTTGCATAATTTTTTATGCAGTGCTATATCCTGATCTGGTGATGTAGTTTGATTGATACGTTTTTTTCCCTGAACAAGAGACTATGCAGGGCATTTTTAGCTGAGTAGCACCCATTTGGACCTTTTGACCTTGGGCGTCAATCCCTTTTAAGCAAACATGACCGTGCCCATTTCAATAGCATCCATACGTTTCAGGAGagcatgataataaatatatatgcttCTGACTAATAAAGTGTCAAATgtacacattatttattattgtaggCGGATTAAGACGTAGCCTGAAATATTCGGGTAGCACACTGAACAaactgtgtttattatttagacGTGCAAAACTCGCTTTCCTTTTGTTTGCTTTAAAGTTTTGGTACCCCGCGGCCTCCCACCCAGCCCGGCGCGCGCATGTCACACTCAGTTTTGCGCAGAGAGCACCGCGGATTTCCGGTCGCTAATCAGAACCAGGCGCTGGAGCAGCACTGAGCAGCGTTAAGAGAGCCAGTGCTGGCCATATACACAGTCCCTGTTACATTCCTTTCTGTTCAGGACCCGTGTGAAAATACTATAAGAACGTATCCTGTATTGACGGTCTTTGTAGTAAACCATAAACAAATGACATTTCAGTCATTCTTTCCGACAAGACATAGGTTAGATTATTCGTTTTAGATTCAACCGAAAAAACAGACTAGTGCCAAATCCCTGCAGAAAATCCAACTTGGTCTGACGGGCTACCAGCTGGCAAAACAAAGCTGGTATAAAACAGAGTCAAAGTCGTGGACCAGCGTTATTAGCTCGTAGATGGAAACTGATTTTTAGGTTTTAAAGGAAATAACACAACAGTAAAGCAACAAGAACTGATTAATATAATCAAGTAGAACTTAATAACGAGGCTGGAAAACAAATGACCAGCTGGCTAAGCTTGACCAACTCAGCGCAGACTGTCTTGGCAGCTAGCATTTCCTCAGCGCAAACTCTATAATTTTTAGttgcttttaagtgatttaACCCCTCATCTATGAATTTTCCCATTTTTATTGATGCTTTCAAAATGTGCATTACAATGAACTCCGATTCAGCCTGCTTACTGAGCTAATTTTGCAGTAGGCACATTAATAACAGAAGTAATATTactattttaaagcatttcaaatatttatttcaattaatcaTGTCTCAGAAGACTCCCAACCATCGGTACAGCATAAAAAGTAATATGAAGACATTTGGCAAACGAAAacagcttttaaaaacattgagAAAATACCTTTGACAAAGAACATTACATAggcctacatactgtatgtaaactgAACCTGTAATTGTAAAATTTTAAGTTGAGATTATTACttgctaaaaaaatattacttgcttacagtatattctaAAGGTTAAATTATTACTTGCAATTGACGTTAAACCATGGATGAACTTTTCAAATTAGCTTTTTGACTCCTGCACTTTCTCAGCTGAACCATTATTTAGTTATTGCCCGGAAAGCCAGTGGGCTTGGTACCAAAGTTTGGTGGTTGGCCAAGGCACCTTTTAAGACGGTTCAGGTTTCTCTTTCGCTGCTGCCTCCCAAAGCCAGCTTTCTGCTGCACCACTAAATCAAGGTGAGCACACAAAGCGTCAGTCTGTGCTAGATGTGAATAAGACATATAGGGAGTTTCTTCTGTGGGAAGAAAAGGTTTGGCTGTAATGTGAGCAGTCCCCGTGGGGGAGAGGTTGGGTGTACAAGCGAGTCCCATTCTCTTCACTTATAATGTGGGGGGGAAAAGTGCAGAAATAGAACAGGTGGGGCGCATATCACCCCCTTCCCCCTCTTACACCCTTACCTTCTGTCTCCtggtctttctttctgtccatTATTGCCTGTTCTAAAAAATCTTTTGACGCAGTGAGGCATTAGGGGACTACAAACCATGACTTATATTGAGACAAACAATACCATAAAAACCAAAAGTATCAGCCTAAATGACAGTTTATCTTAAATACCTGCAGGGCTGCACATTAAGGGAAGCTATTATGTACTGAAAAATAGtctaaacatttaacattattaattgTAACAGATTTGGGATTTAAGACTTTGTCAGACAATTAAGACTTAAATTATGTATATCATCACTGCAAATGTGTTAACTGTTTTGTTCAGCAGCTAATTATGAGTTATTGTAGTGCTGGGAATAGGGTAGGCATTTTAAAAAGGTATGTTAAAGTAATTTTCCATATGGAGGCGCATCAAGGGGTTTGACCTTTTGGAGACATTTGAAATGCCAGAATGACTATATGGATTTTATGAACCCAAAGGAATAACAGCTTATTTTCGTGTTCTGCGCTAAGTTAAGAACTATGACTGGTACTTATTACTGAAAGTGTAgcaatcatttttaaatgtaattataaatcaAGAGGTTTTGAGCGATTTTGATTTTATGTAGAATTTCTCTACTTGCCCATGATAGAAAATCAAGGCAGTTGAGTGGGAACAATGTAGCGTATCATATCAGTTTACAAGTGTAATGACTGATGCTGTCATCACCAGGAGTTTATCACTTTTCAAGACCAACTTTGTccataacaaaacaaaattaacatttgtaggcctttattgacaatataataatacttaGGTGACCCAAAAAACAGGCACAATGCAAATTGATATTTAGTGTAGTACTTAATactagaataaaaatatatatttattaaacagtgttcaaagacacacacacacacacacagacacacacacacacacacacacacacatagagaaagaagcacaaaaacaaacacaacacaaaggCACATGCATGAAAAGGAAGTACATTGGACCCAGGTACACACCTGCCACTCTATCTACACTCTCTTTTGCCAGTACAATAACCCCTAATTTCAGTAGCTGGTCATCTGCATGTCAGCTAGAGatgctttaaaaacagcatgcaTTGTACTACAATTTTCACCTTCCTTCATGTTTATAATGGTCAGGACTGAGGGTCACACTCTCTTCACCATAGTCTCTCTGGTCATGGCCGATTGGTGCAGTGCTGGATAATGGATTACAGCAAGGCGGTCACAGAGGCTTGGGTTTCAAAGTCCAGGCAGGCTGATAGACGAGCGGAGGCAGTTGTCTCACAAGCCGGGAGCTCTCAGTCAGCAAGGTTTAAGGTGATATAGCAGGGGTCTGCTCCGGCTCTCACCCTGCCTGGCGTCAGCCCCTTGCTGGGATTACACAGCAGGTATGTGTGGGTGATGACCGCAGAGCAACACTAGAGCAGGAGCACAACTGAGTGACACACACAGTGCACACagctgcacacacaaacataacctCAATTATTCTACTCAATAATAAACCATGCTAAAGCTTCTCTTACTTCCTCTGTTaactatgaataaaaaaactaattgaataaaaaatatattacaaatatattgcacattatgtttacatatttaaatacagATTAACAAATGTGCACATTATGTAAAACTTACAAATCATGAGAAATAATAAtccacaaacaaaaaattatcaaaattgTCTGTCTGTCAAAAATGATCAACATTAATCATTTGGCTGTACAAGGATGCCAAAAATCTTgctgaaaatttaaataactggagttattattattgttattattattattattattattattattattattattattattatttacaattaa harbors:
- the six1b gene encoding homeobox protein six1b: MSMLPSFGFTQEQVACVCEVLQQGGNLERLGRFLWSLPACDHLHKNESVLKAKAVVAFHRGNFRELYKILESHQFSPHNHPKLQQLWLKAHYIEAEKLRGRPLGAVGKYRVRRKFPLPRTIWDGEETSYCFKEKSRGVLREWYTHNPYPSPREKRELAEATGLTTTQVSNWFKNRRQRDRAAEAKERENSENSNAGANKQNQLSPLDGGKSLMSSSEDDEFSPPQSPEQNPALLLQANMNHPASSYSMSGLAMQSHPHQHQLHDSILGPLTSSLVDLGS